Part of the Gramella sp. Hel_I_59 genome, GAAATACTTAGAGGAATTCTGAGGATATGATTTAAATGACCTCCACGTGAAATAAATTCGGCATCTTCAATAATGAACATCTTGAGTTGACCCAGGTGTATTCCCGTCATTGAAAACAATTTGCTCAACCTTTGAGGGGTAGCAATCACGATATCAACTCCATAATAGATCGCATCTTTTTGATCGTCGATATTCTGTTCGTCGTAAGCAGAATAAACTCTAAGATCAGTTTCAGAAGTAAAATCTCTGAACTTTTCTTCGAGACTCAATGCGGCCTCTTTGTTTCTTACAAAGATCAAAGCTCTTGGAGAATCTTCAAATGCTTCAGCATTTAATTGCTGTATTACACTTATGATAAGTGCAGTGGTTTTACCGCTGCCTATGGGTGCGATCATGTAAAGATCTGCTCCACTTTTAATTTTAGGTAATGCCTTCTTCTGAAAAGCGTTGGCAGATTCCAATCCCATTTCCTGTAAAGTGGATTTTAGAACAGGGTTCAGTTTTTTAAATGACATACTTAAAATTTTGTTAGTTCAAGATCAGCCTTGGCCGATCGCAAAGTTCGACATTTTGCTCAAATAGTCGGTCACTAAAGCAAAAAGCTTTGATTGCCTTCAATCAGCTATTTAATCTTTCGTTAAAGCTATCAGGAAATTAGAACAGGCTATTCACTTTGCTGAAATTTGCATAATGCAGAAAATTTCAGAAGAGCGAGACAAAAAACAGGAGTTTATTATACTTCTCGTTTTGGGAACTTTGATCGCTTTAGGCCCTTTCTCTATCGACGCGTACTTACCTGGTTTCGAAAGTATAGCCCGGGATTTTAATACTACGATTAGCCAGATTGGTTTAACACTTACCAGTTACTTTATAGGAATCTCGCTTGGACAATTGGGCTATGGCCCAATAATGGACAAATACGGTAGAAAAAGGCCATTACTTATTGGGCTTGGTATTTATTTTCTAGCAGCATTAAGCTGTATGTATTCACCAGATCTTACCTGGCTCATTATATCCCGATTCTTTCTAGCACTTGGAGCCGCAGGTGGTATGGTAGCAGCGAAAGCCATTGTACGTGATGTTTTCCCGGTAAACGAAGTAGCAGGTGCGATATCTGTGCTTATGTTGATCATGGGCGGTGCCCCAATCATTGCTCCTACGGTAGGAAGTTTTATCATAGATGCGATGGGCTGGGAAATGATCTTTCTATTTTTAGCAATTTTTAGTGTTTTGATGATATTGAGTGTAACAAAACTTCTTCCAGAAAGTAAAACACCAGACAGGGCAGTTAATTTAAGACCAAAACAGGTTGCAGTTAATTACTTTAAAATACTTACTCATCATAAATTCTGGAGCTTTTCAATGGCCGGGAGTTTTGCTATTGGAGCAATGTTCGCATATATTTCAGGAGCTCCAAAACTGTTTATGGAAAATTTTGATCTCACTCAGAAAGAATTTGGAATCCTTTTCGGTATTAATGCGGCAGGTCTTATCCTCGGAAGTCAAATCAACCGACTTTTTCTTAAAAAGTACACTCCATTCCAGATCACGATATTTAATAGTGTGATCCTCTTAGTACTCTCTGTCTTATTTCTGTTAAATACAATAGCAGGATTTGGATTGGTGATCACAGCAGTTCTATTATTCCTTATGCTATTTTTACTGGGTTTTCAAAATCCGAATACTACCGCATTATCCTTAGAACCATTCGAAGCTAAGGCTGGTAGAGCTTCCGCATTAATAGGTAGTTTAAAAATGATCCTGGGTGCATTGACATCTTTCGCTATAAGTCAGTTTCATACTTCAAGTACACTTCCCCTGGCAATCATTCTACTAGTTTGTTTCGCAATCAGTTTCGCACTCTTGTTTCAATTTTCTAGTAAGGAGAAAAAAGCATTGAAGTTCAGTGAAGTATAATTTTTGGAATTCCACGTTATAGCCTATTTTTATTGAAAAATTGAAATTGCGACTTTTAAGTTTTCTACTACTAGTCATCCTACCTTTCATTGCGTTCTCACAAGAGTATACTTTAAGCGGTAGAGTGATCGACAAAAGCAGTAACGAAACCCTTATCGGGGTTAATCTTATTTTCCCAGATCTAGCAACCGGCGTGGTCACGAATGATTATGGTTATTATTCGATCAAACTTCCAGCTGGTAAGCACAGGGTCATTCTTACCTATATTGGTTACGCGAATGCTGAAGATGAAGTGAACATTTCAGATGATACTCAACAGAACTTTCAACTTTCAGAAGCTTCTGAAAGTCTGGATGAAGTAGTCATAACAAATGATATAGAAGCCCTTAACATTAAAAAACCAGAGATGAGTGTTAACCGACTCTCCATTGGAACTATAAAAAAGATCCCAGTGGTGTTCGGAGAAGTTGATGTAGTAAGAAGTCTATTATTATTACCTGGTGTTTCTAATGCTGGTGAAGGTTCCTCTGGCTTCAATGTGCGTGGAGGCGCAGTAGATCAGAATTTAATTTTGCTGGATGAAGCTACCATTTATAATTCCTCACATTTATTCGGATTATTTTCAGTTTTCAATCCAGATGCAATTAAGGATCTTAAGTTATACAAGGGCGGAATTCCTGCGGAATATGGAGGTCGTGTTTCTTCGGTTCTGGATATTTATCAGCGTGATGGAAATAGCCGGGAATTCAAAATGCAGGGAGGAATTGGTGCGATTTCCAGCCGTCTTCTAGCTGAAGGTCCTATAGTTAAAGATAAAGGAAGTTTTCTAGTTGGTGCAAGAAGTTCTTATGCTCATCTATTTCTGAAGTTAACAGACAATGACAACTCTGCTTATTTCTATGATCTGAACACCAAATTAAGTTATGAACTGGATGAAAGCAATAAGCTGCTTTTAAGTGGTTATTTTGGTCGGGATGTTTTCAATATTAGTCAGAATTTTGAGAATACCTACGGGAATGCAGTAGTCAACCTGAGATGGAACCATGTATTTTCAGATAATATTTTCACAAATCTATCTGCAATTTATAGTGATTACTACTACGGACTAAATCTGAACTTTGTTGGATTTAACTGGGATAGCGGCATTAGAAATCTTAATCTCAAGTATGATTTCAACCATTATATTTCAGAGAATTTCGAGCTGAAGTACGGGATGCATAATACTTATTACAAGTTCAATCCCGGGGAAATAGAACCTATCGATGAAACTTCGGGAATCAATTACTTCAAACTGAATGATAAATATGCTCTTGAAAATGCCTTTTACATTTCAGCTGAACATAAATTTTCAGAAAAGCTTTCCGCAGAATATGGAATGAGGCTGAGTAATTTTTTCAGATTGGGTCAGAATGAATTCAATACATACGCCAATGATGAACCAGTTGCGTACAATCCCAGAACTGGAATTTATAGTGAAGCTGATATTCTTGAAAGCAGAGATGTTTCGCGCGGAGAATCACTTGAAACTTTTACCAATTTTGAACCAAGACTGGCCATCGCCTATAATTTTGCAGAGGACCAGTCTGTAAAAGTTTCTTATAACCGGATGGCTCAGTATTTACATTTAATTTCAAATACCAGCAGTCCCACTCCGTTAGATGTTTGGACTCCTAGTGGCCCTTATGTAAAGCCACAACTACTGGATCAATATGCAGTAGGCTATTTCAGGAATTTTAATAATGGAGATTATAGCCTGGAAATTGAAAGCTTTTATAAGGATATTCAAAACAGAATAGATTACATAGATGGTGCGAATTTAATCGCCAACAATGCTATTGAGCGAGTAGTTCTTAACGGAGAAGCAAGAGCTTACGGACTCGAACTACTGTTACGCAAGAACGAGGGACGATTCACAGGATGGCTGGCTTACACCCTATCGAGATCTGAGCAGAGAACGCCGGGCAGAAACTCTCAGGAAATAGGAATAAATAATGGTGACTGGTATAAGACGAATTTTGATAAGCCACATGACGTAACTATTACCGGTAGCTATGATCTAAACGAGAACTGGGATCTCAATGCTAATTTTATTTACCAGACCGGGCTAGCTACTACATTTCCGAATGCACAGTACGAATATGAAGATGTGAATATTCCTGTTTATGGTGCAAGAAATGAGGATAGACTTCCATCTTATCATCGTTTGGATCTTTCGGCAACCTATTATCCTAAAAAGAATAAGGGTCGAAAATTGCAAAGCTCATGGAATTTCGGAATTTATAATGTGTACAATCGCCAGAACGCTTATTCGATTACGTTCCGTGAAAATATGGATACTGGGAGAAATGAAGCTGTAAGACTAACGCTCTTCGGGATCATCCCATCGGTAACTTATAATTTTAAATTTTAGAAATGAGATTCTATAAATCCTTTTTGACCGTAATTGCACTTCTGGGGTTCATCTCCTGCGAAGAAGTCGTAGATATCGACCTGGAAGAGTCTGAACCAAAATTAGTGGTGGAAGCTTCTATCATCTGGATTAAAGGAACAGATGGCAATCGTCAGGAAATTAGGTTAAGTACAACGAGTCCTTTCTATGAAGAAGAACTACGGCCAGTGACAAATGCTATAATAGCGGTCACTTCTGAAAATGGTAGTAGATATGAATTTATTCATGATGAGAATGGCATATACTTAAACGAAGAATTTCAACCTATTCTTGATCTGGAATATGAACTCGAATTAAATTATAATGATCAGGTTTATACTGCAACCGAAAGTTTTGAGTCGGTCCCGGGGATAGATTATGTGGAGCAGTTAGATGGTGGTGGCTTTGCTGGGGATGAAATTGAGATAAAGGCGTTTTATACAGATCCGGCTAATCAGGAGAATTACTATTTATTCAAGTTTACAGATGATGACGTCTTTCTGGAATTATATGAAGATGAGTTTACAGATGGTAACCAGATCTTCGGATATTTTTCTAATGAAGATATTGAACAGGGTGATGTAATTTCCATACAAATGGAAGGTATAAGCAGAGAATATTATGATTATATGTTTGTACTGAGATCACAAGTTGGCACGAACCAGGGAGGACCGTTTGAAACAATGCCAGCCGTAGTAAGAGGTAATATTGTAAATGAAACAAACCAGGATAACTTCCCATTTGGTTATTTCAGGCTTTCTGAATCAGATTCAATAACCTATACCGTCGAATAATGAAGCATACAGATAAAAAGACCTTATCAAAAGGAGTGAAATATCTCGCAGGGTCCTTACCACTAGTTATGATTGGACCTTCGGTGTTGTATAATGCTTTTAATAACCAGCATCATCCCTGGTATATTCCTGTCCTGATTTTTGGTATCATTGCAACCTTTGCTGCGATCTTTCTAATGTTTAAGGGTATTATGACCATGGTTAATTCTTTCTTCGGAAAACGCTCCTAAATTATATTCCAATTCCTGGCAGTTTAATACACGATCTGATTAATTTCAGTTGGTAGTCAGAAAAGTCAGCTCAACTAAACTGGATTTGATTGATATTCTTCGGAAAAGAGTATAGTTAAACTTTATGCTTCGGATCCAGATCCCGTAAACTAATTTATTGATGATTCAATAAACAAAGTAATTATAGATTCCATCTACAAGCACTTCGTTTTAAAACGAGGTTTTTTCAGTTAACATTTGATCATTCTGATCACCTGTAAATTCCTGTTCTGATATTAGCAAATACAGCCCTACGATTTAGTTACAATTATGATTATCATATATTAAAATAACTTACGTCCGTGTTGAAATCCGAATTATACCATACTCGGATTCATCCCGGATGAAAGTCTGTTTCTATATAGTAGCACCAAAGATTAGCCAGAATAATTATTCGGATCCGTTTTGATATTCAAGGCTGGAAGAAGTGAAAATGCGGGTTACCAAAGGTTAGGTTATTCGGAAGTAAGGTAGTAAAGATAGTAACAGACACCAATTATGTTTACTGATTGAAGTCATTACAGGTTTTCTGACACCAAGTAACATGGTTTTCGATAGTAATTAACGGCAAAAGCTATTCACTCCTTGACTTTATGGCATAAAAAAACCCTTCATCGATATGATGAAGGGTTCTTAAGAAGAAGGCGACGACATACTCTCCCACAATACAGCAGTACCATCTGCGCTAACGGGCTTAACTACTCTGTTCGGGATGGGAAGAGGTGAGCCCCGTTGCTATAGCCACCTTAAAAGGTAAGTTATAAGCTTCGAGCTTAAAACTGTTCTGATTTCTCAGAACTAATATCGTTGACATAATTAAAGAAACAAAAAAGTTACAAGTACCTGTACTACACTTATAAAATAAGCATTTGGCGGCTCTGAGGTTTTGCGGCCTCAGAGCCATCGCGCATCAAGCTTTACGGATTATTAGTACTACTCGGCTATGACATTACTGCCTTTACACCTATAGCCTATCAACGTGGTAGTCTCCCACGGTCCTTTAAAGAAATCTCATCTTGTGGTGGGTTTCGCGCTTATATGCTTTCAGCGCTTATCCCTTCCGAACGTAGCTACTCTGCAGTGCTCCTGGCGGAACAACAGATACACCAGAGGTTCGTCCAATCCGGTCCTCTCGTACTAGGATCAGGTCCACTCAAATTTCTAACGCCCACTGTAGATAGAGACCGAACTGTCTCACGACGTTCTGAACCCAGCTCGCGTGCCACTTTAATGGGCGAACAGCCCAACCCTTGGGACCTTCTCCAGCCCCAGGATGTGACGAGCCGACATCGAGGTGCCAAACCCCCCCGTCGATGTGAGCTCTTGGGGGAGATCAGCCTGTTATCCCCGGCGTACCTTTTATCCTTTGAGCGATGACCCTTCCATGCGGTGTCACCGGATCACTATGCTCTACTTTCGTACCTGATCGACCTGTATGTCTCTCAGTCAAGCTCCCTTTTGCCATTGCACTCTACGCACGGTTACCAAGCGTGCTGAGGGAACCTTTAGAAGCCTCCGTTACTCTTTTGGAGGCGACCACCCCAGTCAAACTACCCACCAAGCACTGTCCTTCCATTGGAAGTTAGGCTCTAAACAAGTAAAGGGTAGTATTTCAACAACGACTCCACCACACCTGGCGATGCAGCTTCAAAGTCTCCTACCTATCCTACACATCACTTGTTCAAA contains:
- a CDS encoding TonB-dependent receptor, with the translated sequence MRLLSFLLLVILPFIAFSQEYTLSGRVIDKSSNETLIGVNLIFPDLATGVVTNDYGYYSIKLPAGKHRVILTYIGYANAEDEVNISDDTQQNFQLSEASESLDEVVITNDIEALNIKKPEMSVNRLSIGTIKKIPVVFGEVDVVRSLLLLPGVSNAGEGSSGFNVRGGAVDQNLILLDEATIYNSSHLFGLFSVFNPDAIKDLKLYKGGIPAEYGGRVSSVLDIYQRDGNSREFKMQGGIGAISSRLLAEGPIVKDKGSFLVGARSSYAHLFLKLTDNDNSAYFYDLNTKLSYELDESNKLLLSGYFGRDVFNISQNFENTYGNAVVNLRWNHVFSDNIFTNLSAIYSDYYYGLNLNFVGFNWDSGIRNLNLKYDFNHYISENFELKYGMHNTYYKFNPGEIEPIDETSGINYFKLNDKYALENAFYISAEHKFSEKLSAEYGMRLSNFFRLGQNEFNTYANDEPVAYNPRTGIYSEADILESRDVSRGESLETFTNFEPRLAIAYNFAEDQSVKVSYNRMAQYLHLISNTSSPTPLDVWTPSGPYVKPQLLDQYAVGYFRNFNNGDYSLEIESFYKDIQNRIDYIDGANLIANNAIERVVLNGEARAYGLELLLRKNEGRFTGWLAYTLSRSEQRTPGRNSQEIGINNGDWYKTNFDKPHDVTITGSYDLNENWDLNANFIYQTGLATTFPNAQYEYEDVNIPVYGARNEDRLPSYHRLDLSATYYPKKNKGRKLQSSWNFGIYNVYNRQNAYSITFRENMDTGRNEAVRLTLFGIIPSVTYNFKF
- a CDS encoding DUF6095 family protein; amino-acid sequence: MKHTDKKTLSKGVKYLAGSLPLVMIGPSVLYNAFNNQHHPWYIPVLIFGIIATFAAIFLMFKGIMTMVNSFFGKRS
- a CDS encoding DEAD/DEAH box helicase; this translates as MSFKKLNPVLKSTLQEMGLESANAFQKKALPKIKSGADLYMIAPIGSGKTTALIISVIQQLNAEAFEDSPRALIFVRNKEAALSLEEKFRDFTSETDLRVYSAYDEQNIDDQKDAIYYGVDIVIATPQRLSKLFSMTGIHLGQLKMFIIEDAEFISRGGHLNHILRIPLSISKCQYLVFGETMEPKMERLQEQFMDRAQIIKMK
- a CDS encoding DUF4249 domain-containing protein, giving the protein MRFYKSFLTVIALLGFISCEEVVDIDLEESEPKLVVEASIIWIKGTDGNRQEIRLSTTSPFYEEELRPVTNAIIAVTSENGSRYEFIHDENGIYLNEEFQPILDLEYELELNYNDQVYTATESFESVPGIDYVEQLDGGGFAGDEIEIKAFYTDPANQENYYLFKFTDDDVFLELYEDEFTDGNQIFGYFSNEDIEQGDVISIQMEGISREYYDYMFVLRSQVGTNQGGPFETMPAVVRGNIVNETNQDNFPFGYFRLSESDSITYTVE
- a CDS encoding multidrug effflux MFS transporter, translated to MQKISEERDKKQEFIILLVLGTLIALGPFSIDAYLPGFESIARDFNTTISQIGLTLTSYFIGISLGQLGYGPIMDKYGRKRPLLIGLGIYFLAALSCMYSPDLTWLIISRFFLALGAAGGMVAAKAIVRDVFPVNEVAGAISVLMLIMGGAPIIAPTVGSFIIDAMGWEMIFLFLAIFSVLMILSVTKLLPESKTPDRAVNLRPKQVAVNYFKILTHHKFWSFSMAGSFAIGAMFAYISGAPKLFMENFDLTQKEFGILFGINAAGLILGSQINRLFLKKYTPFQITIFNSVILLVLSVLFLLNTIAGFGLVITAVLLFLMLFLLGFQNPNTTALSLEPFEAKAGRASALIGSLKMILGALTSFAISQFHTSSTLPLAIILLVCFAISFALLFQFSSKEKKALKFSEV